A single Nostoc sp. PCC 7107 DNA region contains:
- the csm3 gene encoding type III-A CRISPR-associated RAMP protein Csm3 has product MPISYEQKPLLGKLTLTSQLSAETGLHIGGGGENLDIGGLDKPVIRDPLTKYPYLPGSSIKGKLRSTLERLLNKPLNRTGGSGTWRYESDDLANGFTEVEAGRFIAYEGANTCQISRVFGSTGGSKFWMPIVTARTEGLYEENKNNPTSTIQNQHCIRINRGRNAPARLIIRDSHLVPESAEKLKQVDTGLYMTEWKFENGIDRVTAAANPRQLERVPAGSKFQFELVYTVENAEQAIEDLQNIAIALAILEDDALGGHGSRGYGKVRFQHFNFSYRSLAQYRQITNTPGGSSGLQTLETIANTQALLDNFGRLREYIEQRLLPGN; this is encoded by the coding sequence ATGCCCATATCATACGAGCAAAAACCCCTACTTGGTAAATTAACCCTCACCAGTCAACTATCTGCTGAAACCGGATTGCATATTGGTGGTGGTGGCGAAAATTTAGATATCGGTGGACTGGATAAACCTGTAATTCGTGACCCTTTAACAAAGTATCCTTACTTACCTGGTTCATCTATTAAAGGCAAACTACGTTCCACTTTAGAAAGGTTATTAAATAAACCTCTAAATCGCACAGGAGGAAGCGGTACTTGGCGCTATGAAAGTGATGATTTAGCGAATGGATTTACTGAAGTTGAAGCAGGAAGATTTATTGCCTATGAAGGCGCTAATACCTGTCAAATTAGCCGCGTGTTTGGTTCTACTGGCGGATCAAAATTTTGGATGCCAATTGTAACTGCTAGAACAGAAGGATTATATGAAGAAAATAAAAATAATCCTACTTCTACAATACAAAATCAACATTGTATTAGAATTAATCGCGGACGTAATGCACCGGCTCGCTTAATTATTCGAGACAGTCATTTAGTACCAGAATCAGCAGAAAAGCTAAAGCAAGTTGACACTGGTTTATATATGACTGAGTGGAAATTTGAAAACGGTATTGACCGAGTAACAGCAGCAGCAAATCCCAGACAGTTAGAACGTGTACCTGCTGGGTCAAAATTCCAGTTTGAATTAGTTTATACAGTAGAAAATGCCGAGCAAGCTATTGAAGACTTACAAAATATAGCGATCGCTCTCGCTATTCTAGAAGATGATGCACTTGGCGGACATGGTTCTAGAGGTTACGGCAAAGTCAGATTTCAGCACTTCAATTTTTCCTATCGTAGCTTGGCGCAATACCGTCAAATTACCAACACTCCTGGCGGCTCATCAGGTTTACAAACATTAGAAACCATCGCCAACACACAAGCACTTTTAGATAACTTCGGAAGGTTACGCGAGTATATCGAACAACGGTTATTGCCAGGAAATTGA
- the csm4 gene encoding type III-A CRISPR-associated RAMP protein Csm4, which translates to MSVWKLVKLNFGRSPAHFGEVGIGMEETSDRVRSDALFSAWVSVYARLFGKKTIEELLRQFPHKDQPQLIPPFRISSTFIYREIGKDIIYYLPRPLKFPNKYPQNDLAFFKDYKKLNYLPLQVWQRWYQGTGFNENADVDKLITHNNEYNKAFKKDKVPKIAVDRVTRATNLYHTGFVQFEWEKNPAGLYFLLHLSPEGEKLADKLQAALHFLGEEGLGGERSSGAGRFQAEWLELPKDWQDVVNFSEGNHHTIMSLFWDSPITTDFLDNASYDIQERGGWIAESQLRRKMVRMFSEGSVFLAPPQGKLVDVTPKGFNKHRIYRSGISLSLPIKAQDK; encoded by the coding sequence ATGAGTGTCTGGAAATTAGTTAAACTCAACTTTGGGCGTAGTCCCGCGCACTTTGGGGAAGTGGGAATTGGCATGGAAGAAACAAGCGATCGCGTCCGTTCCGATGCTTTGTTTAGCGCCTGGGTAAGCGTCTATGCACGACTGTTTGGTAAAAAAACAATTGAAGAATTATTACGCCAATTTCCTCATAAAGACCAACCCCAACTAATACCTCCTTTCCGCATCAGTTCAACATTTATTTACCGAGAAATTGGGAAAGATATAATTTATTATCTTCCCCGTCCTTTGAAATTCCCTAACAAATATCCTCAGAATGATCTGGCTTTTTTCAAAGATTACAAAAAACTTAACTACTTGCCTTTACAGGTATGGCAAAGATGGTATCAGGGAACAGGATTTAATGAAAATGCTGATGTTGACAAATTAATTACTCATAACAATGAGTACAACAAAGCCTTTAAAAAAGATAAAGTTCCAAAAATTGCAGTAGATAGAGTCACTAGAGCCACCAATCTTTACCATACTGGTTTTGTTCAATTTGAGTGGGAGAAAAATCCAGCAGGTTTATACTTTTTGTTGCACTTATCTCCAGAAGGCGAGAAATTAGCAGATAAGCTACAAGCCGCTTTGCACTTTTTAGGAGAAGAAGGACTTGGGGGAGAACGTTCTAGTGGTGCGGGAAGATTTCAAGCAGAGTGGTTAGAATTACCAAAAGATTGGCAAGATGTAGTGAATTTCTCAGAGGGAAACCATCACACCATTATGAGTCTATTTTGGGATTCACCCATAACAACTGACTTTTTAGATAACGCCAGCTATGACATTCAAGAACGAGGTGGTTGGATTGCCGAAAGTCAACTCCGGCGTAAAATGGTGAGAATGTTTAGCGAAGGTTCTGTATTTTTAGCGCCACCACAAGGAAAGCTGGTAGATGTTACACCCAAAGGTTTCAATAAACATCGTATTTACCGTAGTGGTATTAGCTTAAGTCTGCCCATCAAAGCACAGGATAAATAA
- the csm5 gene encoding type III-A CRISPR-associated RAMP protein Csm5 produces MVVSPEFALKKPDFYQSKKIQLTSPILHIGSSVSRLNPFEYVQTDRKVYLPNQEALAKGLLARGGRFLNDYIQAIEERQDITQLLKQAFGSEWWKATDTNECPIFPKESISQKLTSEKITDLRPMIRNGMGQLFIPGSSIKGAIRTAIAYHLLKYSDRYQVPSAKRVSEIEKNLREKLGQLNQYQHKFLDDDLFMNSLFSEFSLTYQERNFPGKGPNTDFLRALKVTDSEPFLEGKITTKKGQEIPVNIPVVAEVIVSSRFPDYLAKYKASIYAEMVRNVQTEFTVTLDTEMVSWFQHKQGMKLPFSNLDELLQICQEFTQEQWDYEHDYWQELKNNPRASGKNLDFNYIREFYEPEKSPYSLRLGWGSGMNGTTVGLCLDDELREDIRDTCGLKAPGFEAPKSRRTVMSSNGEIKFVPGWVKCRVL; encoded by the coding sequence ATGGTGGTTTCTCCCGAATTTGCTCTCAAGAAACCTGATTTTTATCAATCAAAAAAGATACAGTTGACCAGTCCAATTTTACATATAGGCTCATCGGTATCTAGATTGAATCCATTTGAATATGTGCAGACAGATAGAAAAGTCTATCTACCCAATCAAGAAGCATTAGCAAAGGGTTTATTAGCGCGAGGTGGACGATTTTTAAATGATTACATTCAAGCAATTGAAGAACGTCAAGATATCACCCAACTATTAAAACAAGCTTTTGGTTCCGAGTGGTGGAAAGCTACAGACACAAATGAGTGTCCAATTTTTCCTAAAGAATCTATCAGTCAAAAGTTGACATCAGAGAAAATTACAGATTTACGTCCCATGATTCGCAATGGTATGGGGCAATTATTTATCCCTGGTTCTTCAATTAAAGGAGCAATTAGAACTGCGATCGCATATCATTTATTGAAATACTCAGACCGCTATCAAGTACCTTCCGCAAAGCGAGTAAGCGAAATTGAGAAAAACTTGAGAGAAAAATTAGGGCAACTTAACCAATATCAGCATAAATTTCTTGATGATGACCTATTTATGAATAGTTTATTTTCAGAATTTAGTCTTACATATCAAGAGAGAAACTTTCCAGGTAAAGGACCAAATACAGATTTTTTAAGAGCGCTCAAAGTGACAGATTCAGAACCATTCTTAGAAGGAAAAATTACAACTAAGAAAGGTCAAGAAATTCCTGTTAATATACCTGTGGTAGCTGAGGTAATTGTTTCTAGCAGATTTCCCGATTACTTAGCTAAATATAAAGCCTCTATCTATGCTGAAATGGTGCGAAATGTTCAGACTGAATTCACCGTGACATTAGATACAGAAATGGTTTCATGGTTTCAACATAAACAAGGAATGAAGTTACCCTTTAGTAACTTGGATGAACTCTTGCAAATATGCCAGGAATTTACCCAAGAACAATGGGATTATGAACATGATTACTGGCAAGAACTTAAAAACAATCCTAGAGCATCAGGTAAAAATTTAGATTTCAATTACATCCGTGAATTTTATGAGCCAGAAAAATCTCCCTATAGTTTGAGATTGGGGTGGGGTAGTGGAATGAATGGAACTACTGTTGGTTTGTGTCTTGATGATGAATTACGAGAAGACATCCGCGATACCTGTGGTTTAAAAGCGCCTGGTTTTGAAGCACCAAAATCTAGGCGAACTGTAATGAGTTCTAATGGTGAGATCAAATTTGTACCAGGATGGGTTAAATGCAGAGTACTATAG
- a CDS encoding AAA family ATPase — translation MPNYLKRIEAIGIHKRFDITHDFSPGVNILHGVNGSGKTTLIHIITNILNGDYERFLYIDFFRIRIWYDDDNFITLLKENSNDGETQAINVFVNQDRRGIKINKQINEFVEESKLELTKRYAQQKVILGVAYFPAFRMMIEAWQSSEENISIDQDKTTKFARKIFGEFTPKINYPSPKDIEQSLIYEIQEIKNKLSVLDRQVMAQVSIEFISDSIKNNFQHNLEKPEIIFSKIKSLFQKIQSYPISEESYMSSNEIYINIRNLLDLHRENEDRQLTLFLSIYYDSLEKIATKLKEEYFNIDKFLSAVNSFLESKKLTIFRGIQKEDNTLIKIIFDDGSILNGLGLDTLSSGERQIVTILYAATYMSDEKLIMIDEPEISLHIDWQRNLLKKMSEQLHERQVIACTHSPMIPTDYDDYLREIGITTTDQNLWGLDEEDDDNDNNDFDEYDFIVDDQEIS, via the coding sequence ATGCCAAATTACTTAAAAAGAATCGAAGCTATTGGTATTCACAAGCGTTTTGATATTACTCACGATTTTTCACCAGGAGTGAATATCCTACATGGTGTAAATGGTTCTGGAAAAACCACGTTAATTCACATTATCACCAATATTTTAAATGGAGATTATGAACGTTTCTTATATATCGATTTTTTTCGTATCAGAATTTGGTACGACGATGATAATTTTATAACTCTTTTAAAAGAGAATAGTAATGATGGAGAAACACAAGCTATCAATGTATTTGTTAATCAAGATCGACGAGGCATTAAGATTAATAAACAAATTAATGAATTTGTCGAGGAATCAAAACTTGAATTAACAAAAAGGTATGCTCAACAAAAAGTCATATTAGGAGTTGCTTATTTCCCAGCTTTTAGAATGATGATAGAAGCTTGGCAATCCTCAGAAGAAAATATTAGCATAGATCAAGATAAAACTACTAAGTTTGCTAGGAAAATATTTGGAGAATTTACACCAAAAATAAATTATCCATCTCCCAAAGATATTGAGCAAAGTTTAATATATGAGATTCAAGAAATTAAAAATAAACTATCAGTACTTGATCGACAAGTAATGGCACAAGTATCTATAGAGTTTATTTCTGATTCAATCAAAAATAATTTCCAGCATAACTTAGAAAAACCTGAGATAATATTTTCTAAAATTAAATCTTTATTTCAGAAAATTCAAAGCTATCCAATCTCCGAAGAATCTTATATGTCTTCAAATGAAATTTATATAAATATTAGAAATCTTTTAGATTTACATAGAGAAAACGAAGATAGACAACTCACATTATTTTTAAGCATTTATTATGATTCTCTTGAGAAAATAGCTACTAAATTAAAAGAAGAGTATTTTAATATTGACAAGTTTTTATCGGCAGTTAATAGTTTCTTAGAAAGTAAAAAACTAACAATATTTAGAGGCATACAAAAAGAAGATAATACATTAATCAAAATCATATTTGATGATGGTTCTATATTGAATGGTCTGGGTCTGGATACTTTATCGTCAGGTGAACGTCAAATAGTGACGATTCTGTATGCAGCTACATATATGAGTGACGAAAAATTAATCATGATTGATGAGCCAGAAATCTCACTGCATATTGACTGGCAAAGAAATTTACTTAAAAAAATGTCTGAGCAATTACATGAAAGACAAGTTATTGCCTGTACTCATTCACCAATGATTCCTACAGACTATGATGATTATTTAAGAGAAATAGGAATAACAACAACTGATCAGAATTTATGGGGATTAGATGAAGAAGATGATGATAATGATAACAATGACTTTGATGAATATGATTTTATAGTTGATGATCAGGAGATATCATAA
- a CDS encoding DUF4435 domain-containing protein gives MNEWGFKIDEYQRAIGTFSNRKRLIVEGKSDKYLFKILLDEFSLATHQFQKERKNSIDKVDIDDVETLIKSDDSLKLFIVDAAGNRQKIERIHKNVKNLPKYTNLVFFVDREFDNFTISFEEEIKDEMSSHKVDGALIWSRGHSIENYLFDSTILHQPLRILSDGKLFDDAIKIFEDNFYLTIRLASAVSIAFKECEKIQALEKIIDWELIDIDTSNVNLRIVDWREKMYKRGEQDQRGRTIRKFSNEEIEQIINSYQMWYQKIENDNVDESILRWICHGHIGFQVILEVYCSCVHYCVLNREINNELNKTKDINKVYREANHKIHKSGKDDIWEQFANWWAHKAVRNECLYPLEVLEKLGII, from the coding sequence ATGAATGAGTGGGGTTTTAAGATTGATGAATATCAACGTGCAATTGGAACATTCAGTAACAGAAAACGTTTAATAGTTGAAGGCAAATCAGATAAATATTTATTTAAAATATTGTTGGACGAATTTTCTCTGGCAACACATCAATTCCAGAAAGAAAGAAAAAACAGTATTGACAAAGTTGATATTGATGACGTTGAGACACTGATTAAAAGTGATGATTCACTCAAATTATTTATTGTTGATGCTGCTGGTAATCGTCAAAAAATTGAACGCATTCATAAAAATGTTAAAAATCTACCGAAATACACTAATTTAGTATTTTTCGTTGATCGGGAGTTTGACAATTTTACTATTTCTTTTGAAGAAGAGATTAAAGATGAAATGAGTAGTCATAAAGTTGATGGCGCACTTATTTGGTCTAGAGGTCATTCAATTGAAAACTATTTATTTGACTCCACTATTCTTCATCAGCCTTTAAGAATATTATCTGATGGAAAGTTATTCGATGATGCTATTAAAATATTTGAAGATAATTTTTATTTAACGATTCGTCTCGCTAGTGCCGTTAGTATAGCATTTAAAGAATGTGAAAAAATACAAGCTTTGGAAAAAATAATTGACTGGGAATTAATTGATATTGACACTTCAAATGTTAATTTACGAATTGTTGATTGGAGAGAAAAAATGTATAAAAGAGGTGAGCAAGATCAGAGAGGAAGAACAATTAGAAAATTCTCTAATGAAGAAATTGAACAAATAATAAATAGTTACCAAATGTGGTATCAAAAAATTGAAAATGATAATGTAGATGAAAGTATCCTTCGATGGATATGTCACGGTCATATTGGATTTCAAGTAATTTTGGAAGTATATTGTAGCTGCGTTCACTATTGCGTTCTAAATAGAGAAATAAACAACGAATTAAATAAAACAAAAGATATAAATAAAGTTTATAGAGAAGCAAATCACAAAATTCACAAAAGTGGAAAAGATGATATATGGGAGCAATTTGCTAATTGGTGGGCGCATAAAGCCGTGAGAAATGAGTGTCTTTATCCATTAGAAGTTTTAGAAAAGTTAGGGATAATCTAA
- the cas6 gene encoding CRISPR system precrRNA processing endoribonuclease RAMP protein Cas6, whose amino-acid sequence MLIHSTWTLSVSDLTVLPRSYSLELVKQLHKQLGLEIGVETIASTSYSGIIGFYSTSKDFLTFHPEEFYKLSLSGLQEVTAKAISHLNLSEYLEFLGAKFKIINREDEITSYEELYTNLVANEPEHIRRFDLQFITPTAFAQGGANLPLPLPTLMFRSWLERWNNFAPVYLGGDELIAYLNNAVVLKSHKIHTRTYQLHKGFVNGFVGDVTLQIFNRADPLLANVANLLVQYSRFAGTGMKTRLGMGQTILND is encoded by the coding sequence ATGCTAATTCATTCAACTTGGACATTAAGCGTATCCGATCTGACAGTTTTACCTCGTTCCTATAGCTTAGAACTGGTTAAACAACTACATAAACAACTAGGTTTAGAAATAGGAGTTGAGACAATTGCCTCTACTTCTTACTCAGGAATAATCGGTTTTTATTCCACATCCAAAGATTTTTTGACGTTCCATCCAGAGGAATTTTATAAGTTATCACTGTCTGGACTACAGGAAGTTACAGCCAAAGCAATTTCTCATCTCAATCTCTCAGAATATTTAGAATTTCTCGGAGCAAAATTTAAGATCATCAACCGTGAAGATGAAATCACCAGTTATGAAGAACTGTACACAAATTTAGTAGCAAATGAACCAGAACACATTAGACGGTTTGACTTGCAGTTTATCACTCCTACTGCTTTTGCTCAAGGTGGAGCAAACCTACCTTTACCTTTACCTACACTCATGTTTCGCAGTTGGTTAGAACGCTGGAATAATTTTGCACCTGTATATTTAGGAGGTGATGAATTAATTGCTTATCTTAATAACGCTGTTGTACTTAAAAGTCACAAGATTCACACTCGAACGTACCAATTACATAAAGGGTTTGTGAATGGATTTGTTGGTGATGTAACTTTACAAATTTTTAACCGTGCTGATCCATTACTGGCGAATGTGGCTAACTTATTAGTGCAATATTCGCGTTTTGCAGGTACGGGTATGAAGACACGCTTGGGTATGGGACAGACAATTCTAAATGACTAA
- a CDS encoding putative CRISPR-associated protein, translated as METMIMTVGTSLLTNRDENLDNKRPWVGHQIIGDRQIALQWMTEIEPEFISAETNTIWRLNPGFNDEILLLHSDTPSGLECAEVVQEYLQTVLGQKNVCLYSIPGINYDLDESGSALEQMAIFLRKLISEAKGNVTLAATGGFKAQTMIMALVGNAFKVPVCYVHEQYKALIYLPYLSDTAEPQVLVKRANLPESGLDRSKIIKVQDESYGHHRPKVWKKVEKMLQNIIWVEYVRFDQNAFSAPKNGVKAATRKTPDGRHIFWIHLHESEQKHIAVSVETTGYTPEHLEQATKELRERLGSLV; from the coding sequence ATGGAAACAATGATAATGACTGTAGGGACTTCACTTCTTACTAATCGTGATGAAAATTTAGATAATAAACGTCCTTGGGTTGGACATCAAATAATAGGTGATCGTCAAATAGCTCTTCAGTGGATGACTGAAATAGAACCAGAATTTATTAGTGCTGAAACTAATACAATATGGCGACTTAATCCTGGCTTTAATGATGAAATTTTATTGTTGCATTCAGATACTCCATCTGGCTTAGAATGTGCTGAAGTTGTTCAGGAATATCTACAAACTGTTTTGGGTCAAAAAAATGTATGTCTATATTCAATTCCAGGAATTAATTATGATTTAGATGAATCAGGATCAGCATTAGAACAGATGGCGATATTTCTCAGAAAATTGATTTCAGAAGCAAAGGGAAATGTCACTTTAGCAGCAACCGGTGGTTTTAAAGCCCAAACAATGATTATGGCACTGGTAGGTAATGCTTTTAAAGTTCCTGTATGCTATGTTCATGAACAGTATAAAGCACTTATTTACTTACCGTATTTATCTGATACTGCCGAACCTCAAGTATTAGTAAAACGTGCCAACCTACCTGAATCTGGCCTAGATAGATCAAAAATTATCAAAGTTCAAGACGAATCATACGGGCATCATAGACCAAAGGTATGGAAAAAAGTAGAAAAAATGCTGCAAAATATTATTTGGGTTGAGTATGTAAGATTTGACCAGAATGCTTTTTCTGCTCCTAAAAATGGAGTAAAAGCAGCTACACGAAAAACCCCTGATGGTCGTCATATATTTTGGATTCACTTACATGAAAGTGAACAAAAACATATTGCTGTTTCTGTGGAGACTACAGGTTATACGCCAGAACACTTGGAGCAAGCAACAAAGGAACTACGCGAACGCTTAGGTAGTTTAGTTTAA
- a CDS encoding alkaline phosphatase family protein: protein MSKYLKFYGINQTWQWLQQTFRHKLFLRLSAVVLVTFFVSLTVHYSIAAQPVANTPSPKVILISLDGATPDFVEQYLKDGVLNRRQGLGLLKRQGVYAERNITCSASLTAACHVAIGTGSTAARNDINTNTFHLVASPFNSNISGFGAPIGGYSTIGPSASVQPTSEPIWVGLQRNGKQVVAATFPGADGVDVRVPGLTNSPIIQPASTRTVSYTVPFGAFAGVGARGFSLTAANFSSAASPIVTQLNNAGRISYSPILQASLNDQFTVGGVNYDIQVAALDTTSDRRTNYDTLVFFDAQIGIPTGTFSLPATGPAYVKASDRKSSLFYLEGSSNQAGTAFYVSNLAPDLSNVRIARYSANAIPRNPAVQTTVDDVLSNVGFWSPQADFRIPERLSPGFTTFPDSELEAIYEDQVQLFVDYQTRLALRAINQNPNADLVMVYIEQPDGSEHQFLLTDSRQPSDPTNPLSIGARQDKTKVARYKTYVQAGYQAANNAVQRIINAVGTNRQGTPNSNILVVSDHGFAPFHTAVNLNNYLRNRGFDLTKVRAITSGPAANIYINLQGREPNGVVSRAEYITLQQQIITALRELVDNNPNYLRGRQQAVFDLIYPRPLPSNVNDPKFGLGTSEFVGQDTGDVFAIMREGYNFDGVQSPIITRLGDTDNAVFSVPNFYGAHGYDPTIPSLSAIFYAAGPDIQRRGNIGRIRNIDIAPTINSLLNVPSAPTVQGRALNIKGRGDR from the coding sequence GTGAGCAAGTATTTAAAATTTTATGGCATAAATCAAACATGGCAGTGGCTACAGCAAACTTTCAGACATAAATTATTTTTGCGCTTATCTGCTGTGGTGCTGGTGACTTTTTTCGTTAGCTTAACTGTGCATTATTCTATCGCGGCTCAACCAGTAGCCAATACACCCAGCCCCAAAGTAATTTTAATTTCTCTCGATGGTGCCACACCAGATTTTGTTGAGCAGTATCTCAAAGATGGTGTATTAAATCGCCGCCAAGGATTGGGATTACTCAAAAGACAAGGTGTTTATGCTGAAAGAAATATTACTTGCAGTGCATCTTTAACTGCGGCTTGTCACGTAGCCATTGGTACAGGTTCGACGGCGGCTCGCAATGATATTAACACTAATACATTTCATTTGGTTGCCAGTCCTTTTAACTCTAACATTAGTGGTTTTGGCGCACCCATTGGCGGTTATTCGACAATCGGCCCTAGCGCCAGTGTACAACCAACATCTGAACCTATTTGGGTTGGGCTTCAGCGCAATGGTAAGCAAGTAGTAGCGGCTACCTTTCCCGGTGCAGATGGAGTTGATGTCCGCGTCCCAGGTTTGACTAATAGCCCAATTATTCAACCAGCCAGCACAAGAACTGTATCTTACACCGTTCCCTTTGGGGCGTTTGCGGGGGTAGGTGCGAGAGGTTTTAGTTTAACTGCTGCTAATTTTAGTTCTGCGGCTAGTCCGATAGTAACGCAACTGAATAACGCAGGCAGAATTTCTTACAGCCCCATTTTGCAAGCAAGTTTAAATGATCAGTTTACTGTTGGTGGTGTCAATTATGATATTCAAGTTGCCGCACTAGATACAACTAGCGATCGCCGCACCAATTATGACACATTAGTATTTTTTGATGCTCAAATCGGCATTCCCACAGGTACTTTTAGTTTACCTGCAACTGGCCCGGCTTATGTGAAAGCGAGCGATCGCAAATCTAGTTTATTTTATCTCGAAGGCAGTTCTAATCAAGCAGGTACGGCGTTTTACGTCAGCAATCTCGCCCCAGACTTAAGTAACGTTCGCATTGCACGTTATTCTGCCAATGCCATCCCCCGCAATCCCGCCGTGCAAACTACTGTCGATGATGTCCTTAGTAACGTTGGCTTTTGGTCTCCCCAAGCCGATTTCCGCATTCCAGAACGCCTCAGCCCAGGATTTACCACTTTCCCCGACAGCGAACTAGAAGCAATTTATGAAGACCAAGTGCAACTGTTTGTTGATTATCAAACTAGACTGGCATTGAGAGCCATTAACCAAAATCCTAATGCAGATTTAGTCATGGTTTATATTGAACAACCAGATGGCTCAGAACACCAGTTTTTATTAACTGATTCCCGTCAGCCTAGTGATCCAACAAATCCATTATCTATTGGCGCTAGACAAGATAAAACCAAAGTAGCGCGATATAAAACTTACGTACAAGCTGGTTATCAAGCCGCTAATAATGCCGTTCAGCGCATCATCAACGCAGTGGGGACAAATCGCCAAGGTACACCCAACAGTAATATTTTAGTTGTTTCCGATCACGGCTTTGCCCCCTTCCACACAGCAGTTAACTTAAATAACTACCTCAGAAATCGCGGCTTTGACTTAACTAAAGTCCGTGCCATTACATCAGGGCCAGCCGCCAACATTTATATTAATCTGCAAGGACGTGAACCCAACGGTGTTGTTAGTCGCGCTGAATATATTACCTTGCAACAGCAAATAATCACAGCGTTACGAGAATTAGTCGATAACAATCCTAATTACTTGCGTGGAAGACAACAAGCAGTTTTTGACTTAATCTACCCCCGCCCATTACCCAGCAATGTCAATGATCCAAAATTTGGTTTGGGTACAAGCGAATTTGTAGGTCAAGATACTGGTGATGTGTTTGCAATTATGCGCGAGGGATACAACTTTGACGGTGTACAAAGCCCCATTATCACTCGTTTGGGAGACACCGATAACGCTGTATTTTCTGTACCAAATTTCTATGGGGCGCATGGTTATGATCCCACAATACCAAGTCTCAGTGCCATTTTTTATGCTGCTGGCCCTGACATTCAGCGTCGTGGTAATATCGGCAGAATTCGCAATATCGATATTGCTCCAACTATCAACAGTTTACTAAATGTTCCCTCTGCACCTACAGTTCAGGGACGAGCTTTGAATATCAAGGGAAGAGGTGATAGGTGA